Below is a genomic region from Prunus persica cultivar Lovell chromosome G3, Prunus_persica_NCBIv2, whole genome shotgun sequence.
ACACTCACACTCtcatttcaaatttgaatactgtttttattattcaGCCTCTTTTGGGTCCCTATGCTCAGCTCTCTTCGCGCCCGCGTCTCTCTCGCCCTCTCTTTGACCACCTCGGTCATACCCCATCTCCCACCTTGACCACCAACCCCCATTTTTAACCACatcctttttctctttgaacTTTTACCAAACACTTCATCTGCAATCTCTCAACCATGGACAAACCAGCCAATACTGTCGAAACCCATGACAGTGAATCTGTCATCAGCAGCCTCCAAGATCTTAGCTTCAAAAACAGTTTCAGTATCAGCATGTGTAGCAGCACCGTTTCTGGGTCTGATAACAGCGTGAGTAGCAGCACCAAGGTCAGCGATGGGACTCAGGAAGCTAACAAGAACTCTGAAAATGCTGAGTCCTCCATCGTAGATTGCGAAGACGATAGTGACAAAAGCACTCTATGCCAGGCGGGTAATTCCAGCAGGTTCGATCCGAATGAGGGCAGTTTTCGGAGCTTTTGCCCATCGAAGCCGCACAAAGGCAACGACATGCGATGGGATGCGATACAATGCGTGAAAGCCAAAGATGGGGACTTGGGTCTGGGCCATTTCAGGCTTCTGAAAAAGCTCGGCTGTGGGGATATAGGAAGCGTGTACTTGGCTGAGTTGAGAGGGCTTGGTTGCCTTTTCGCCATGAAGGTAATGGACAGAGGCATGTTGGCTGGGAGGAAGAAGCTGATAAGAGCTCAGACTGAGAGAGACATATTGGGTTTGTTGGACCATCCATTTCTTCCAACCCTCTATTCGAATTTTGAGACGGAGAAGTTTTCTTGCTTGTTAATGGAGTTTTGCTGTGGTGGGGATCTTCATACGCTTCGGCAGCGCCAGCCGGGGAAGCATTTTACTGAACAAGCTGCGAGGTTAGTGCTAATTGTTCACATTTACTCATTGCGTTGTAACCTAAGTCTTAGCCGAATGTTATATAGTAAAAGTGAACTCTTTTAGCTCAGCTATTGCAGCTTAGCAGattatatatgattttattttgtttttttgttctacTTTATGATAAAGATGGGCTCTGTTTTTGTTCTACTTTGTGATGGAGATGGGCTCTGTTTTGTTGGCACAGGGGAAAAGCTCTCTCCTTCCAACCTGTATTATAATTTTGCATTCAAAGTTTAGGACTTTCATTAACTCTTTTTGATTGAAACTTTGATGGGTAGCgttttatttagtcaagtttccAATGTGAACTTATATTCTTTTGCACCATCATCACTGTGAACTGTCACCGTATTATTATGTTGAAAAGTAAATTAGGTTTTTGATAGTTTCATTATCTTGTGCAGGTTTTATGCTTCAGAAGTGCTTCTTGCACTTGAGTATCTTCACATGATGGGAGTGGTGTACCGGGACCTAAAACCCGAAAATGTGCTGGTGAGGCAGGATGGCCATATCATGCTCTCTGATTTTGATTTATCATTAAGATGTTATGTGAATCCTACTCTTGTTCAGTCTAGTGATGAGCCATCTTGTAGAATCTCTTCATACTGTATTCAGCCGTCATGTATTTTGGATCCAGCCTGCAAATTACCAGTTTGTGTTCAGCCTTCTTGCTTGCAACCATCTTGCTTTAAGCCTCGCTTTCTAAGATCCAAATCAACCAAGGAGAAAAGTGAAAGATCAACTTCGGGAAATTCAGATTCATTGCCTGTACTTATTGCTGAGCCAACTAATGCCCGCTCTATGTCATTCGTCGGAACACATGAATATTTAGCTCCTGAAATAATAAGAGGCGATGGCCATGGTAGTGCTGTTGATTGGTGGACATTTGGTATTTTCTTGTATGAGCTGCTGCATGGGAGGACACCATTCAAAGGCAATGGAAACCGGGAGACGCTATTCAACGTGGTTGGTCAGTCGCTCAAGTTTCCGGATGGGTCTAATGCCAGTTTTGCTGCCAAGGATTTGATCAGGGGCCTGCTTGTAAAGAACCCACAAAAGAGACTGGGATTTAAAAGAGGTGCTACAGAAATTAAACAGCACCCCTTCTTTGCAAATGTTAATTGGGCTCTCATTCGCAGCACACACCCTCCAGAGATCCCAAAACCATTTGATCTTGCTGTTCTAAATCACACATTCAAGTCTGCAGTGCCTCAAAATGACAAGGGAGCTACCGACTCAAACCGGTCATCAGGTCCATatttagattttgaatttttctgatGAATTTTGATGGGAAAGGAAATGATTTCTAGCAATCATTCTTGTGACGTTCTTGGCGCTTACTCATGTTCTCAATGAATCTTTTCTTCACATGATTATTTCATTTAAACCATTGCATGGTATGTTTTTTACGCAAGCATGTTTTCCTCTTCTAACATATAATTGAACAATTAAAAATGACCATGAAAAAGAGTTGTAGGGTATAGACCCTTCCCTTGCTGTCGTCTGTTCTTTGTCCTGGGAGGTTCTTAAGGTGGCCCTCTGGCTATTGGTGTGTGGTGTGGTGATGGGATGGTCTCAAACGCTTTTCCAGattctcttttcttgtttatatGCCGCAGTCTGAAATGACCTGGAAAATGCCTGCAACTTTACCTGGAAATgcacttttgaaaaagaaaattttgacatGGACAATACAGAAAATACGAACGAACCCTGTTGTTTGTCTCCCTTCCCTGGCACATTGatctctttgttctttttatttttcgccTTTATCCGTGTGGGATTCTGCTTTTCTTGAATTGTTCCGTGTGGttctttactttctttttcatgtgcAACCAGGCTTTCTTTAAAGATTATACTTTATCACTGTGTCCTTTTCTTGGTTTCTAGCTACTTCTCCAATTCAAGTTAATTTGGTGGTCATTACTAGACTctgagaaaatatcaaatgaaTAAAAATGGCATCGATTCGTCTGCAAGTTCTGTTTAGCAGCATGCTCCCTACATTTCTACCTTCTATCAAACACAATAATATTGAGCCAAACTAATCAAAATTCAGCCAATGCTTCACCAGTTACATGGCTTTCTTTTAACCACATTCACCCTTGTTTCTGACTTCACCTCTCCTCTAAAGGCCAAATGACACTTGGTCTGGGTAATTTTATCAGTTTTCATTTAGTTCATGTAGTCCCAATTTCAGATATTACACGAACATCACTTGagatttcaaattattttcataCAATTCCTTTTTGTTAATTGTCCGTCTAAAATGGATGAAGATGATGGCGCCTTTTTTCTCACCATATTATATTGATAGGATGAACAAGCattatatatagatttatGGCATTTAAATCTCTAAAGTTGTAGTAGGTTTCGCCCTCTCCTCTCTATCATCAAAGACAGGTTTGACagtcaaaaatcaaaaagttgACTTGTACCAAAGTAATTTTAAACTCAGCTCCATTAGCTTCACCAATTACACGCGTATTTTTTAAACCTCATGCATATATCCTCGGCTTGTTTGTGACTTCACCTCTCCTCTAAAGGCCAAATAacatttattattatctagTATCTTCTCTACTACTTACACACCAAACGCACCACCAACAGACCACAGTGGCTGGTGTGATCACATCTATGGTCCATTGATGAAGAACTGGTCTTCTTTTCCCACCAATATATTGATAGCACGAACAACAAGTATTTAAATCTCATTGAATTTCATACGGAAAATGTCACGTCACtccatttttataaaatatatcaatgcAAATCCTtgataacataataaaattttaattttccttcacttatatatttttttttgccaaagttagaaaataatgaaaaaatttaCACACACAAGTACCAAAATCGAAGCTAATCCAACTAACACCACCAGATTGATATTTTCCTTCATAATTTTGAAGTCCTGTAATTTTCAACCTTCTCCTCTTCATCGGGATTATGCTAATTGGGACACCGGTGGGCCGATCAAagacaaagaaatgaaagcaACATCCCATCACCTTAGGATCCAGACAAAGACGAGGGCACAACACGACAAACAACGGCGAGCTAAACGAAGATGCTTACCCCTAATTTTTAAGTGCTTCAGCAAAACGCATattaaaaacattaagaacttGATAGAGATCAAATATTCGTCATGCATGGCTAATAACCTAATATTTACAGcatctttctttatttctcgTTCATTATTAAGCCTAACACACAACACACACGTATTAATTAGCTTAACCACATCGGCGAATCCGAAGATTTTGTCGCCATCCCCAAATTCATTTCGGAAATCTCGGCGCCACTGTCATTGGTCTCATAAGCCAAAACAGTTTGTCTCACTACAATTTAATCACCAAAACTTTATAAATATCCACAACTCAACCCAATTAGCCAGGTGCTAATAACAAAGTAACACTAACATTATTATTAGTACCAGTTTTCCATAGCCGCATTGGCCAAATTGACTAACTTCCTTCCTTCCCAGCATGGCCTCGACGACAAAGGAACGCTCTCTTCCTACCTTCCCAACAATCCACCAATGTCCTTCAATCGGTCGTGAAAAGCACACCGTGGTGGCGGACATGGACGGCACTCTGCTCAGAGGCCGCAGCTCCTTCCCTTACTTCGCCCTCGTGGCCTTTGAGGTCGGAGGCATATTAAGGCTTCTCTTTCTACTACTCGCATCTCCACTCGCCGGCCTTTTGTACTACTGTGTCTCTGAGTCCGCCGGCATCCGCGTCCTCGTTTTCGCAACTTTCGCAGGCATGAGAGTTTCCGACATCGAATCTGTTGCACGTGCGGTTCTCCCGAAATTCTACTCAACTGACCTCCACTCCGAGACGTGGAGAGTCTTCTCTTCCTGCGGGAAACGCTGCGTTTTGACGGCGAACCCGAGGATCATGGTGGAGGCGTTTTTGAAGGAGTTTTTGGGTGCGGACATGGTGCTCGGGACAGAGATCTCCACGTACAGAGGCCGAGCTACCGGGTGGGTCCTCAACCCCGGGATTACAGTCGGAAAAAACAAAGCCGACGCGCTCAACAAAGCCTTCGGTACTGACCCGTCCTCGGCCCCGGATATTGGGCTCGGAGACCGGAAAACTGATTTTCCGTTCATGAAGCTTTGCAAAGAGAGCTACGTGGTTCCAGCTAAGCCGGAAGTCGAGCCGGTAAGCCACGACAAGTTGCCGAAGCCGATAGTGTTTCATGACGGCCGGCTCGTCCAGAAACCAACGCCGCTCATGGCTCTGCTCACAATTCTTTGGATCCCCGTCGGCTTCATGTTAGCTTGCTTGCGCATCGCAGCAGGCTCACTGCTCCCTATGCCCGTCGTATACTACGCTTTTTGGGCCCTGGGCGTACGGGTGTACATCAAAGGCACCCCGCCTCCTCCCGCTAAGAAATCGATAGGCCAAAGCGGAGTTCTTTTCATTTGCTCACACCGAACCCTCCTTGACCCAATTTTTCTATCCACCGCCTTAGGCCGTCCGATCCCGGCTGTCACGTACTCTTTGTCCCGTCTCTCGGAGATAATCTCTCCCATCAAGACCGTCCGGCTCAGCCGTGACCGAGTTACCGACGCCAACATGATCAAGAAGCTACTTGAACAAGGAGACCTAGTCATATGCCCCGAAGGGACGACATGTCGGGAGCCGTTTTTGCTAAGGTTTTCGGCGCTGTTCGCGGAGCTGACCGACGAGCTCGTGCCGGTGGCGATGTCGAACCGGATGAGCATGTTCCACGGCACCACGGCCAGAGGGTGGAAAGGGATGGATCCGTTTTACTTCTTCATGAACCCTAGCCCGGCTTATGAAGTGAACTTCTTGAATAAGTTACCGTACGACTTGACATGTGGGGCCGGGAAGTCGAGCCATGAGGTGGCGAATTACATACAGAGGAACATCGCCGCGAGCTTGTCGTACGAGTGCACGACGTTCACTCGGAAGGACAAGTACCGGGCTTTGGCCGGAAACGACGGCATTGTTGAGGAGAAGCCTAAGCGTGCTGCCGCGGCTAAGAAAATCATGGGCTGCTGATGATTTAAGGCTAGAAATGATACGTAAATCGTGTGCTTTTCATTCTTCTCGGGAATTTAATCTCATATAATCACATGCATTGTATAACAACacatatgcatgcatgctAATTAATATAGTCATTTCTTTCTCGTTTGATCTGtactttttgtgttgattggTGTTGCGTCGTCGTCATTTTGTAGAAAACAATACAATTTTGTGCTACATGCATTAGTTTATCTGAACGTCCGTAAAAGTAAAAACATGGGTGAAAATTAACTGGCCCAACAATGAATAGGTGGGCTTGAAACATACCCACAAGATTCCAAAGCCCAATATTTGTCGGTAAGTATTTGTTGGACAACGAAAACAATGGTGTCGCGAGTGCGACCGCTTTCTTGAAATTCTTAGGAAGCTTCcagaaaataataacaatggTGTTGCGAGTGCGACCACTGACAATACAATAACCAACAAAACCGACGATATTCAGTGGGCGCCCCGTTCATTTGTCTCAAGTTGAACCAAGAGAAAGTTCTAAACGAAACCCCCACCCACACACTCACCTCCCCATTTGCCCACCGACCAGAGTCCTTTGACATTTCAATGAATTAATTGCAAAACAATACACCCAccgttttgttatttttctccaCCATAAAAACGGTCttccctctcttctctccaATTCTGTACATTTCAGACCTTGCCAAAACCCTAGATTTTTTCATGGATTCTCGATTTTTGctcactctttctctttgtttccTTTGCATTTTCCCTCATCTCTCCTATTCCAGAAGTCGCGTCCCAATATTGATCGAGGAGAAGAAAacgtatctctctctctctctacatacACGTTTGTATTTTCATTGAATCATTTTGTCTGAACATTGTTTGCATTGCAGGGAGGGATCGGTGCTTAGACTGAGAAGAGGCGCTTCTTCTGCTACCTTCGATCCAACTCGGGTCACTCAACTCTCGTGGCATCccaggttttctttttctcaattgcatttccattacTTTTTGCtgaatttctcttcttcttttttttatcattgttTGATTATTTCTATTGTTTGCtttaacttttctttctttttcgtcTTTTGTGTGATCAACAATCTGCAGGGCTTTTCTTTATAAGGGTTTTCTTTCTGAGGAGGAATGTGATCATCTAATCGAGattgtaaattatttttctcccCCATATTTTCGTTACATTTTGCAGTTTTAGTCCGTCCAAAACAGTAATTAGAGTCTTTGTTTAATAATGTAGTTTTAAATATGATTTGGTTTGTGTGAATTTTGGGGGCAGGCAAAGAATAAGCTGGAGAAGTCTATGGTGGCTGATAATGAGTCTGGTAAGAGTATAGAGAGTGAAGTCCGGACAAGCTCCGGAATGTTCCTTCAGAAATCTCAGGTTTGTTAATTCCTTTGCTTTCTTGAACTAATGGTTTTACTTCATTGAATGGTTTTGTTTAAATCAATGCACTTAGCGTggtatgatttatttttcttcactttatGTGATTCGATATACTTTTGAAGATTCATGTAAATTGCTTACAAATAGAAGATTTATATAAGTTAGTGCATCTTACCATGTTGCACATTGGATTATACCCGCTCGTTGTAGTTTCAACAACTCATACTAGTCTTTTAGGCAGTTTTGAACCTACATTTCAGCAGAATTGTTAAGCTTCCTTTGGTGTTGTCCAAGTTATGGATCAGTAAAAAGTCTGATAATAATGGTATATTTGGTAGACAATTCTGTTGAACATATTTATGTGGTGGGAATGGAACTCAGTGCAAAGATAGGTTATCTTCTTGCATCTTATTTAAATCTACTTACGTTGTCGTTCTTCATAGTACAAAAGTTCTGAATGGGATTATTGATCACACCTTCTTATGTTTGTGTtggaaagaagagaagttCCTACTTCTGTTTAGCTGTCAACTGTTTATCTTTCTTACTATGCTCTGAGGTCCAATCCCACTGTGTGGTGAATGTAGCCATGTGTTAAGCATGTATTCGAAATTGCAATCCATGTTCTGTTACTATATATTCTACTCTTTCTGACTTTTGAACTCGGAAGGCTGAGTTGGTGTTCTTTGTTTCACCTTAAAGGATGAAGTAGTTGCTAACATTGAGGCCAGGATTGCTGCATGGACCTTTCTTCCAATTGGTAAATTTCCGACGTGCTGTTGATTTATGATTTGTTGGACTTTTAAGAAAGTGTTTTATTTCATCTTTATTgaactattttattatttaatcaGAGAATGGGGAGTCCATTCAGATACTGCACTATGAACATGGCCAAAAGTACGAACCgcattttgattattttcatGACAAGGCTAACCAAGAATTGGGTGGCCACCGTGTTGCCACTGTGTTGATGTATCTCTCTAATGTTGAAAAGGGTGGGGAAACTGTCTTTCCCAATACGGAGGTAAATGGGTACTTGCATCACTGGGTTCTCCTGTCCTTTTTTCTCCCCGACCTCTTGAATTTCATTGTTCTTTCTTATTTGCCAACAGGCGCAAATGTCTCAATCTAAGGATGATGACGCGTCTGATTGTGCTAAACAAGGCTATTCAGGTATCACTTTATGATTTGGTCACAT
It encodes:
- the LOC18782561 gene encoding serine/threonine-protein kinase D6PK; its protein translation is MDKPANTVETHDSESVISSLQDLSFKNSFSISMCSSTVSGSDNSVSSSTKVSDGTQEANKNSENAESSIVDCEDDSDKSTLCQAGNSSRFDPNEGSFRSFCPSKPHKGNDMRWDAIQCVKAKDGDLGLGHFRLLKKLGCGDIGSVYLAELRGLGCLFAMKVMDRGMLAGRKKLIRAQTERDILGLLDHPFLPTLYSNFETEKFSCLLMEFCCGGDLHTLRQRQPGKHFTEQAARFYASEVLLALEYLHMMGVVYRDLKPENVLVRQDGHIMLSDFDLSLRCYVNPTLVQSSDEPSCRISSYCIQPSCILDPACKLPVCVQPSCLQPSCFKPRFLRSKSTKEKSERSTSGNSDSLPVLIAEPTNARSMSFVGTHEYLAPEIIRGDGHGSAVDWWTFGIFLYELLHGRTPFKGNGNRETLFNVVGQSLKFPDGSNASFAAKDLIRGLLVKNPQKRLGFKRGATEIKQHPFFANVNWALIRSTHPPEIPKPFDLAVLNHTFKSAVPQNDKGATDSNRSSGPYLDFEFF
- the LOC18784180 gene encoding glycerol-3-phosphate 2-O-acyltransferase 6: MASTTKERSLPTFPTIHQCPSIGREKHTVVADMDGTLLRGRSSFPYFALVAFEVGGILRLLFLLLASPLAGLLYYCVSESAGIRVLVFATFAGMRVSDIESVARAVLPKFYSTDLHSETWRVFSSCGKRCVLTANPRIMVEAFLKEFLGADMVLGTEISTYRGRATGWVLNPGITVGKNKADALNKAFGTDPSSAPDIGLGDRKTDFPFMKLCKESYVVPAKPEVEPVSHDKLPKPIVFHDGRLVQKPTPLMALLTILWIPVGFMLACLRIAAGSLLPMPVVYYAFWALGVRVYIKGTPPPPAKKSIGQSGVLFICSHRTLLDPIFLSTALGRPIPAVTYSLSRLSEIISPIKTVRLSRDRVTDANMIKKLLEQGDLVICPEGTTCREPFLLRFSALFAELTDELVPVAMSNRMSMFHGTTARGWKGMDPFYFFMNPSPAYEVNFLNKLPYDLTCGAGKSSHEVANYIQRNIAASLSYECTTFTRKDKYRALAGNDGIVEEKPKRAAAAKKIMGC
- the LOC18783590 gene encoding probable prolyl 4-hydroxylase 7 codes for the protein MDSRFLLTLSLCFLCIFPHLSYSRSRVPILIEEKKTEGSVLRLRRGASSATFDPTRVTQLSWHPRAFLYKGFLSEEECDHLIEIAKNKLEKSMVADNESGKSIESEVRTSSGMFLQKSQDEVVANIEARIAAWTFLPIENGESIQILHYEHGQKYEPHFDYFHDKANQELGGHRVATVLMYLSNVEKGGETVFPNTEAQMSQSKDDDASDCAKQGYSVKPYKGDALLFFSLHPDATTDPSSLHGSCPVIEGEKWSATKWIHVRSFEKSLKHAVSGDCADENDNCPLWAKAGECEKNPTYMVGSKGLPGFCRKSCNMCSS